A DNA window from Vigna angularis cultivar LongXiaoDou No.4 chromosome 1, ASM1680809v1, whole genome shotgun sequence contains the following coding sequences:
- the LOC108318683 gene encoding ervatamin-A — MASTLDTKSVVVTLFIYLWTCTSRATSRALSEPSIAALHEDWAVLHGRVYANSAEKDRRQQIFKDNLDFIRKHNSQENKSYTLSTNLFADLTNDEFLASHTGALYNPHTLPPSSSINRSLSVVTSSLDWRKKGAVNKIKYQGQCGSCWAFSAVATVEGITQIKTGNLISLSEQQLVDCASYHGCHGESLENAFGYIKSMGLGTDAEYPYKETTGSCHSVNPAARIGGFQMVPQQREEELLQAVSRQPVSVILDASGQAFQFYKGGVFGGECGTQLNHAVTAIGYDEDANGKYWLIRNSWGEGWGEEGYMKIMRNTGVPEGLCGINMHATYPLL, encoded by the exons ATGGCATCAACACTAGACACAAAATCTGTAGTTGTTACCTTGTTCATATATTTGTGGACATGCACATCTCGTGCTACATCCCGGGCACTCTCTGAACCTTCCATTGCTGCACTGCATGAAGACTGGGCTGTCCTGCATGGCCGTGTTTATGCTAATAGCGCAGAGAAGGACAGACGCCAACAGATATTCAAGGACAACTTGGACTTCATACGCAAACACAACAGCCAAGAAAACAAGAGCTACACTTTAAGCACAAACCTTTTTGCTGATTTAACTAACGATGAATTCCTCGCGTCTCACACAGGAGCTCTTTATAACCCACACACTCTACCACCTTCCTCCAGCATCAACCGCAGTCTCTCTGTCGTTACGTCAAGCTTGGATTGGAGAAAGAAAGGAGCCGTTAACAAAATTAAGTACCAAGGCCAATGTG GGAGTTGCTGGGCATTTTCAGCTGTGGCGACAGTTGAGGGGATTACCCAAATAAAAACTGGAAACTTGATTTCGTTGTCTGAGCAACAATTGGTGGATTGTGCCAGCTATCACGGATGCCACGGAGAATCCTTGGAAAACGCCTTTGGGTATATAAAAAGCATGGGTCTTGGAACTGATGCAGAATACCCTTACAAGGAAACAACTGGGAGTTGCCATTCTGTGAATCCTGCAGCCAGGATTGGAGGTTTCCAAATGGTGCCTCAGCAGAGGGAGGAGGAACTTCTTCAGGCAGTGAGCAGGCAACCCGTCTCTGTAATCCTTGATGCTAGTGGACAAGCATTTCAGTTTTACAAGGGAGGAGTTTTCGGTGGTGAGTGTGGAACTCAACTTAACCATGCTGTTACTGCAATTGGGTATGATGAGGATGCAAATGGCAAGTACTGGTTGATAAGAAATTCTTGGGGTGAAGGATGGGGAGAGGAGGGTTACATGAAGATTATGAGGAACACCGGCGTCCCCGAAGGTCTATGCGGCATCAACATGCATGCCACTTATCCCCTACTCTAA